Part of the Methanobacterium paludis genome is shown below.
TTCATCCAAATTATTATTATCAGCCACAAATGTAGCAATTATGAGTGCATCGACAAGTAAACTTATCAATGAATACACGCATCAATGATCATCATGGTCGTAGAAAGTATTTTAGTTGGAATTTTCCTTGTAATACTATTAATAGTAGGCTTAATAATTCTTTTCAAGGCAGCAGGTATAATCATAAAGATTTTACTGCACATGGCCCTGGGCTTTGTACTGCTTTTCATAGTGGATCTAATTCCTATCATCAACGTTCCAATCAACATTATCACAGTTCTGGTTGCAGGGTTTGGAGGGGTTTTTGGAGTGGTGCTGCTGATTATTCTGAGTGTTTTAGGAATTTCATGGTTATGAGGGTTTAGTTTATAAAAAACTATTTAATTAACCCCTAAAAAAATAATTAATTCAAAAAAAATTTGTTAAATCGTTCCTACTATTTTATCCCAATAAAAACTCTGGGAATATATCTTAAAATGTCGCTAGCCAGAAAATTGTATCC
Proteins encoded:
- a CDS encoding pro-sigmaK processing inhibitor BofA family protein, giving the protein MVVESILVGIFLVILLIVGLIILFKAAGIIIKILLHMALGFVLLFIVDLIPIINVPINIITVLVAGFGGVFGVVLLIILSVLGISWL